In a genomic window of Nostoc sp. UHCC 0870:
- a CDS encoding helix-turn-helix domain-containing protein, whose protein sequence is MSNILNYIEENPKQTQRLIGLEYEQLQQLIINGERLYHEKKALLESKKVRIIAGGGGRKPKLSISEQIILTLVYLRHLTTFQLLGIQFEVSESTANDTFNYWLPNLRELLPSSLLEQVKKKRF, encoded by the coding sequence ATGAGCAATATACTGAATTACATTGAAGAGAATCCTAAACAAACCCAAAGGTTAATAGGTCTGGAATATGAACAGTTACAACAATTAATCATAAATGGGGAAAGATTATATCATGAAAAAAAAGCTTTACTGGAATCTAAGAAAGTGAGAATTATTGCTGGTGGAGGAGGTCGGAAACCAAAATTATCTATTTCTGAACAAATCATTTTAACTTTAGTGTATCTCCGACATCTGACAACCTTTCAACTTCTAGGTATTCAGTTTGAAGTAAGTGAGTCTACAGCCAACGATACGTTTAACTATTGGTTGCCTAACTTGCGAGAATTACTGCCATCAAGTTTGCTTGAACAAGTAAAAAAAAAACGCTTCTGA
- a CDS encoding PEP-CTERM sorting domain-containing protein produces MDALGWNLKQNNQDLLTIFNSAKSGLASKMGVTTSWMNNNPTKAALRLTPGFIDANNNSYDDRGEALNKMVTSSGTYDWGWNGYWWGWNGYWQGWDGLVSNATFNQNGFWQNFAWETLDEFGDGDHPSSYTQTQSVPEPTTISGLLGMALLALTARLKRHDSKIKT; encoded by the coding sequence ATGGATGCTCTTGGTTGGAATCTCAAACAGAACAATCAAGACTTGCTCACCATCTTCAATAGTGCCAAATCTGGACTCGCCAGCAAGATGGGAGTAACTACTAGTTGGATGAATAATAATCCTACTAAAGCCGCTTTACGTCTGACACCAGGATTCATTGATGCTAATAACAATAGCTACGACGATCGCGGCGAAGCCCTCAATAAAATGGTAACTAGCAGTGGTACTTATGACTGGGGTTGGAACGGTTATTGGTGGGGCTGGAATGGCTATTGGCAAGGTTGGGATGGCTTGGTATCAAACGCCACCTTTAATCAAAATGGCTTTTGGCAAAATTTTGCTTGGGAGACACTGGATGAGTTTGGTGATGGTGATCATCCCAGCAGCTATACTCAAACTCAATCTGTTCCCGAACCCACTACTATCTCTGGATTGTTAGGCATGGCTCTACTTGCTCTGACTGCAAGGCTCAAGCGTCATGACTCAAAAATCAAAACTTAG
- a CDS encoding NF038122 family metalloprotease: MNINIKNRQSKSFSLLKLITPLTLASSMVMSVGSSAQALQFNFTYAPGTTLNQMLGYEMAGRYWSNYLADDVTLNIFIEPTSMLPTNVIGGAIPGVTSQNYSNVVKRLQADITSSADQAFVNNLGSKCNSQWVYLNGRWVYECVGYSVTTTSNFSAFSSSTSQINLTRANAKALGLINPHDTAYDAYILASNLGNLTHPLSWNYISPTNTSNNIATKTLDFFSVAVHELGHSLGFISGVDSPEYANLLSTQNRWLRPDPSKYTYLMDMLRFSDTYTAQYMKIVDLSIGLEATLSIDGNTKLANMSTGISRFGGDGYQGSHWKSDGIYDGIMEATLGAGGTRKLVTNNDLTALDVMGWNRWNNTENLLTIFNSAKSGLAEKVGVATNYWGYLGTSTYISWMDAYPDWIASLLAPTYIDANANGRDDRGEALNSMITSSGRYNWGWNGYWWGWNGYWQGWDGLVANADFNQNGFWQNFAWSTLDENEDGDHPSSYSQTESVPEPTTISGLLAMAVLGIAARLKRCREN; this comes from the coding sequence ATGAATATAAACATCAAGAATCGGCAAAGCAAATCCTTTAGTTTACTCAAACTAATTACACCTTTAACGCTGGCTAGCTCTATGGTAATGAGCGTTGGCTCGTCAGCCCAAGCCTTGCAATTTAATTTCACCTATGCACCCGGTACAACCCTTAACCAAATGCTTGGCTATGAGATGGCTGGTAGATATTGGTCAAATTATTTGGCTGATGATGTTACCCTCAATATCTTTATTGAACCGACCAGTATGTTACCTACTAATGTGATTGGTGGGGCAATACCAGGGGTAACTTCACAAAATTACAGTAACGTCGTTAAAAGACTACAAGCAGACATCACTTCATCTGCTGATCAGGCATTTGTAAACAATCTCGGCAGTAAATGTAATAGTCAATGGGTGTATCTCAATGGCAGATGGGTATATGAATGCGTGGGTTATTCTGTTACCACAACCAGTAATTTTAGCGCCTTTAGTTCTAGTACCAGTCAAATTAATCTTACCCGTGCAAATGCTAAAGCTTTGGGGCTAATTAACCCTCACGATACTGCTTATGATGCCTATATACTTGCAAGTAACTTAGGTAATCTTACTCATCCTCTCTCATGGAATTATATTTCTCCCACCAATACCAGCAATAATATTGCTACAAAGACTCTAGACTTTTTCAGTGTGGCAGTACATGAACTGGGTCATAGCCTGGGCTTTATTAGTGGTGTGGATTCACCGGAATATGCAAACTTGTTGTCAACACAAAATCGTTGGCTCAGACCAGATCCGTCTAAATATACTTACTTGATGGATATGTTGCGTTTCTCTGACACTTACACGGCTCAGTATATGAAAATAGTTGATTTATCTATAGGTTTAGAGGCTACTTTATCTATTGATGGCAATACAAAATTAGCTAATATGTCTACTGGAATTAGTAGATTTGGAGGAGACGGTTATCAAGGCAGTCACTGGAAAAGCGATGGTATCTATGATGGCATTATGGAGGCTACTCTGGGTGCAGGCGGCACGAGAAAACTTGTGACCAATAATGATCTGACTGCTTTAGATGTCATGGGTTGGAATCGATGGAATAACACTGAAAACCTACTCACCATCTTCAATAGTGCCAAATCTGGACTAGCAGAAAAGGTAGGAGTTGCTACTAATTATTGGGGTTATCTAGGTACTTCGACTTATATCAGTTGGATGGATGCTTATCCTGATTGGATTGCTTCACTTCTAGCACCTACTTACATCGATGCCAATGCTAATGGACGTGACGATCGCGGTGAAGCATTAAACAGCATGATCACTAGCAGTGGTAGATACAATTGGGGTTGGAATGGTTATTGGTGGGGTTGGAATGGCTATTGGCAAGGTTGGGATGGCTTAGTAGCAAATGCCGACTTTAATCAAAATGGCTTTTGGCAAAATTTCGCCTGGTCAACACTCGATGAAAATGAAGATGGTGATCATCCCAGTAGCTATTCCCAAACTGAATCTGTTCCCGAACCTACAACTATCTCTGGCTTATTAGCAATGGCTGTACTGGGTATTGCTGCTCGACTCAAGCGTTGTCGTGAAAATTAG
- a CDS encoding two-partner secretion domain-containing protein, whose translation MLIPQQTKILFFLTFCLVLETPLKALAQTQLNPDNTLPTNVNNIGGGVHDITGGARPNNGANLFHSFQDFSIQSGDTARFIYDTGINNIITRITGGSSSQINGTIQTLLNGTNNIGNANLFLINPHGIIFGANAKLDIGGSFIGSTADSIKFADGTEFSATNPTVTPILTVSVPLGLQFGSHPNSTIRVNGSGNKLRLNPDFSLNSNNRPPGLSFTTPNGQTLALIAGKVELDGGNITVPQGRVELWSVNNGEVTITNPNGQMQLQPTQEISYGNVDLLNAASVDTSGNSGGFIEVRGQNVTLEDGSVIVTDTRGNGSGGILNISASDALSVNGFVLNPNNQVFSGVLADVGSGASGEGGKITITTKTLQVSNGGQISSGTFGTGNAGELTVTSENVHVSGISRFGPSGLFAGVAPGAKGNGGSLTVQTNQLQITDGGQIFTTTYGFGKAGDLKIFAEDVEVIGGTQIGPSIIAATTIKLAAIPEPIATFLGAGFGTGGNLMIETNNLRVADGGQIAVSTSGNGSAGNMTINANSVELTGTNQFGRSGLLANAIVGTGGGGDINVSANRLVVRDGATINVSNFLSRDPENLRGLAGKGAAGDIAVNSAYILLANQGTITADTNAGDKGNITIQSDTLQILRGSQISTNARNSAVGGNINITTNSLVAFDNSDITANAQKGFGGRVVVNAKGIFGTQFRPQLTPESDITASSELGAEFNGTVELNTPDVDPASGLVKLPTNFSDRSQQIASGCSTTQQNRFVVSNRGGLPTNPTDTLRGEIVWYDVRDLSNEVANITASSNYKSASNQQKIVEAQGLIVSADGTIQLLAAIPQVTPLTPWQVSPSCDVKQSIFLPN comes from the coding sequence ATGCTGATTCCACAACAAACAAAAATATTATTTTTTTTAACCTTCTGCCTAGTTCTAGAAACACCTTTAAAGGCATTGGCACAGACTCAACTTAACCCTGATAACACCTTACCTACCAATGTCAATAATATCGGTGGTGGTGTGCATGATATTACTGGCGGTGCTAGACCGAATAATGGTGCTAACCTGTTCCACAGTTTTCAAGATTTTTCAATTCAATCAGGTGACACTGCACGGTTTATTTACGATACAGGTATCAACAATATTATCACGCGAATAACGGGAGGGTCGTCTTCCCAAATTAACGGGACTATTCAAACACTTCTGAATGGTACTAACAATATAGGCAATGCCAATTTATTTCTGATTAATCCGCATGGAATCATCTTTGGTGCTAATGCCAAATTAGATATAGGTGGCTCATTTATTGGGAGTACAGCAGATAGCATCAAATTCGCTGATGGCACAGAATTTAGTGCTACCAACCCTACAGTTACCCCTATTCTGACTGTTAGTGTACCTCTTGGTTTGCAATTTGGTTCTCATCCTAACAGCACAATTCGCGTTAACGGTTCAGGAAACAAGTTAAGACTCAATCCCGATTTTTCCCTCAACAGTAATAACCGTCCACCAGGATTAAGCTTCACAACGCCAAATGGTCAGACTTTAGCACTAATTGCGGGCAAGGTGGAACTAGATGGAGGAAATATTACTGTACCCCAGGGAAGAGTTGAATTATGGTCTGTAAATAATGGTGAAGTTACAATAACCAATCCTAATGGACAGATGCAACTACAACCGACACAAGAAATTAGTTACGGTAATGTTGACCTACTGAATGCTGCTTCTGTAGATACTAGCGGCAATAGTGGTGGTTTTATTGAGGTGCGAGGGCAAAATGTGACTCTCGAAGATGGCTCAGTGATAGTCACAGATACCAGAGGTAATGGTTCTGGAGGCATATTGAATATATCTGCATCTGATGCGTTGAGTGTCAACGGGTTTGTATTAAATCCTAACAACCAGGTGTTTAGCGGTGTACTAGCTGATGTTGGCTCAGGTGCAAGCGGAGAAGGAGGTAAAATCACCATTACCACGAAAACTTTACAAGTGAGCAATGGGGGTCAAATTTCGAGCGGTACTTTTGGGACTGGAAATGCTGGAGAATTGACTGTTACATCTGAGAATGTCCACGTAAGTGGTATTTCTCGCTTTGGACCGAGTGGTTTATTTGCTGGTGTTGCTCCTGGTGCAAAAGGAAACGGGGGTAGCTTGACAGTTCAAACTAATCAATTACAAATTACTGATGGTGGTCAGATATTTACCACTACCTATGGGTTTGGTAAAGCTGGTGATTTGAAAATCTTCGCTGAAGATGTGGAAGTTATCGGTGGGACACAAATTGGCCCTAGTATTATTGCCGCTACAACCATAAAACTAGCAGCTATTCCAGAGCCAATCGCCACTTTTTTAGGTGCTGGTTTTGGTACAGGCGGTAATTTAATGATTGAAACCAATAACTTACGAGTTGCTGATGGGGGTCAGATTGCTGTTAGTACCTCTGGGAATGGCTCGGCTGGTAATATGACGATTAATGCTAACTCAGTAGAATTGACAGGTACTAATCAATTTGGTCGTAGTGGTTTATTGGCTAATGCTATTGTTGGTACTGGTGGAGGTGGTGATATAAACGTGAGTGCTAATCGCTTAGTTGTGCGCGATGGTGCAACTATTAATGTCAGTAACTTTCTCAGTCGAGACCCAGAGAATCTGCGGGGTTTAGCTGGTAAAGGTGCGGCGGGAGATATCGCAGTCAATTCTGCTTATATTTTACTAGCAAATCAAGGGACAATTACGGCTGATACTAATGCCGGGGATAAAGGCAATATTACAATTCAATCGGACACCCTGCAAATACTGCGCGGTAGTCAAATCAGCACCAATGCCCGCAATAGTGCAGTTGGGGGAAATATTAATATTACTACGAATAGTTTAGTTGCTTTTGATAATAGTGATATTACCGCTAATGCTCAAAAAGGTTTTGGTGGTAGGGTGGTTGTGAATGCCAAAGGAATTTTTGGTACTCAATTCCGTCCCCAACTGACTCCAGAAAGTGATATTACTGCTTCTTCTGAGTTAGGTGCAGAGTTTAATGGTACTGTAGAATTGAATACGCCAGATGTTGATCCTGCTAGTGGATTGGTGAAGCTACCAACTAATTTTAGCGATCGCTCACAGCAAATAGCCAGTGGTTGTAGTACCACGCAACAGAATCGTTTTGTGGTCAGTAATCGCGGCGGATTGCCTACCAATCCTACCGATACTCTCAGAGGTGAGATAGTTTGGTATGATGTCCGTGATTTATCAAATGAAGTAGCCAACATAACGGCAAGCAGTAACTATAAATCTGCAAGTAATCAACAAAAAATTGTAGAGGCTCAAGGGTTAATTGTCAGTGCAGATGGTACAATACAGCTACTAGCCGCCATACCACAGGTAACACCTCTTACTCCTTGGCAAGTGTCGCCGTCATGCGATGTTAAACAGTCAATATTTTTGCCAAATTAG
- a CDS encoding Hsp20/alpha crystallin family protein: MALIHWNPLQELNTIQRELNHIFEADMLGTTILDRTAAKVPAAELQETDDAVYLKLELPGMEAKDIDLQVTDKAVYISGERKSETKTEDKGKIKSEFHYGKFQRVIPLPTRIQNTNVKAEYKDGILNLTLPKAEEEKHKVVKINLDSVG, translated from the coding sequence ATGGCACTAATTCATTGGAATCCTTTACAAGAATTGAACACTATTCAACGCGAACTTAACCATATTTTTGAAGCCGATATGTTAGGTACAACAATTTTGGATAGAACCGCAGCAAAAGTTCCTGCTGCTGAATTGCAAGAAACAGACGATGCAGTCTACTTGAAGCTGGAACTTCCAGGTATGGAAGCAAAAGATATAGATTTACAAGTCACCGATAAAGCTGTATATATTAGCGGTGAGCGTAAATCTGAAACTAAGACCGAAGATAAAGGCAAAATCAAGAGTGAATTTCACTATGGTAAATTCCAACGTGTGATTCCTTTACCTACCCGCATTCAAAATACTAATGTTAAGGCAGAATACAAAGATGGTATCTTGAATTTAACACTACCTAAAGCCGAAGAAGAAAAGCACAAAGTTGTCAAAATTAATCTAGATTCAGTCGGCTAA
- a CDS encoding DMT family transporter — MLINWFYLVSAILFEVLGTTCMKLSEGFKNLIPSILIFVFYGCGFTFSTLSLERIDVGVAYAIWSGLGTMLIASIGIIWFQESMSLVKFLSIALIITGVIGINASK, encoded by the coding sequence ATGTTAATTAATTGGTTTTACTTAGTGTCAGCAATATTGTTTGAGGTTTTAGGCACAACCTGCATGAAATTGTCAGAAGGATTTAAAAATTTAATTCCTTCTATCTTGATATTTGTATTTTATGGTTGCGGTTTTACTTTCTCTACCCTTTCCCTCGAAAGAATTGACGTTGGTGTGGCTTATGCTATTTGGTCAGGGTTAGGAACAATGTTAATTGCTAGTATTGGTATTATCTGGTTTCAAGAATCTATGTCGTTGGTAAAATTTCTATCTATTGCTTTAATTATTACTGGTGTAATTGGCATCAATGCGAGTAAATAG
- a CDS encoding nSTAND1 domain-containing NTPase codes for MSPLGIATSHITHTLETGEAKLWLLLVGVNQYQDEKLSSLRYSAVDCQGLAAALVDATQAFSHKQEWVHHDFVSQQPLLSKVRDSLDQISHTAQPQDTILFYFSGHGMLEPNSQQAILCLADTQTDDLLNTGLELQELLQLLGNSQAQTQLVWLDACHSGSLSFRGTRSDTTQSALPNPTPQIVELLRQRAKQSKGFYALLSCDTNQQSWEFPELGHGVFTYYLMRGLRGEAADSQGLIDADGLYRYVYHQTKQYIEQTNQQLRLINQQNRTRGNTNFYSEYPLQTPKRIVEGVGEVILGVKPALMKSSYARQALIVEGLATNQNTLGLSKLLQAVGGFEIEYWPRSNTSQDLQTTIQSCFQIIESTPQNQHQTFTTVFLYLRGCLEITEAGEPILVLGENTRLSRSWLRQQLRRSRYTQQIIILDCPLEIQSDVLLKDWVEDLQLGFEQGQCIIAAASSPDNPEQFAQALNSTLQAAQEQPSLSAATWISQLQQIWTKNSPPLLIWLSGTQGVIEIIPTRTGNRSNQLPATIDLGICPYRGLQAFSEEDAQYFYGREILTQQIIAELERKSFIAVVGASGSGKSSLVQAGVMAQLRRGKQLRGSPDWWIRSFRPGTNPLEALSRRMVDRGTEREKAYQQQQLEGMLYQGVEGLVHWVNQRPEAMVVLVVDQFEELFTLTASEDRQRFLEIVLGTLARVSEKFKLIITLRADFIAPCLEVGKLAQLLQQSSILLPPSLTKEEYRRIIIHPAEQVGLTVEPELVEVLLQELNYSPGYLPLLEFVLEQLWEYRENGVITLRVYQQTLGGIKGALEKKAQAVYESLDPEAQECARWIFLALTQLGEGTEDTRRRVGKSTLIVNKYPVVLVERTLQILTAAKLIVVNAEEEGGQAAAVSISPFPTPSVSIEVAHEIIIRHWSTLRWWLEENRSRLRSHRQIEQAATLWKQHDRQADFLLQGVRLAEAEEIYLNYTDELSLDVQNFIAAGLQARRKQQQKEQNRLRQAQRAVAIISTLGLTAFALAVFAYQQTQKAQLQEIQALNSLSENYLLSHKQLEALLTSVQAGKEVQKINLGFPPEVRNKTATILQQAVYSTQERNRFLHNSWVTSVSFSPDGEVLASGSADNSIHLWRNDGKLINTLTGHSDGVNSVVFSPDGEILASASADSTIKLWNRSGKLLTTLNGHNQAVNSVSFSPDSKIIVSGSADNTVKLWTREGNLLLTLTGHNGGINSVAFSPEGDTIASVSDDSTIKLWSLDGRLLTTIPAHTKEVRSVSFSPDGKTIASASADHTVKLWTRDGTLLRTLEGHNQGVWRVIFSPNGQMIATASADQTITLWSRDGSVLGTFLGHGHEVNSLSFSPDSKILASASDDNTVRLWNLDRTLPKTFYGHKGSVNQVSFTDNGDTVTSLSADSTMKLWNLEGQLIKTFTSPIPDVTGVSFSSDRNIVALASTSQGIQIRNQDGNLLRTLQNHNHWVTSMSFSPDNQILASGSADKTIKLWSLDGRLLNTLSGHNGWVTDVKFTPDGKNIISASADKTIKIWTLDGKLLKTLQGHSASIWSVNVSPDSQTIASASQDETVKLWNIDGQLLKTLQGHNDLVFNVNFSPDGKTLASASDDGTIKLWNIANGTLLTTFQGHQGGVRTVRFSPNGKLLVSGGQDATVKLWNLEGIELHTLVLDQLLNRACDRLTDYLTTNPNITTEDYQLCFGD; via the coding sequence ATGTCTCCACTCGGTATTGCTACAAGTCACATAACTCATACTCTAGAAACAGGAGAAGCGAAACTTTGGTTGTTGCTAGTGGGAGTCAACCAATACCAAGATGAGAAACTATCATCATTGCGCTACTCAGCTGTTGATTGTCAAGGGCTAGCTGCTGCTTTAGTTGATGCGACCCAGGCTTTTTCTCACAAACAAGAATGGGTACACCATGATTTTGTCTCCCAACAGCCCCTATTATCTAAAGTACGCGACAGTTTAGACCAAATTAGTCATACAGCCCAACCACAAGACACAATTTTATTTTATTTTTCAGGTCACGGAATGCTAGAACCAAATTCCCAGCAGGCGATTTTGTGTCTAGCAGATACTCAAACCGATGACTTACTTAATACAGGTTTAGAATTACAAGAACTTTTGCAATTGTTAGGTAACAGTCAAGCACAGACCCAATTAGTCTGGCTGGATGCTTGTCACAGTGGTAGTCTTAGCTTTAGAGGGACAAGAAGCGACACCACACAATCGGCTTTACCCAACCCAACACCCCAGATAGTAGAATTACTACGCCAAAGGGCAAAACAGAGTAAAGGATTTTACGCTTTACTTTCTTGTGATACCAATCAACAGTCTTGGGAATTTCCTGAATTGGGACACGGGGTATTTACTTATTATTTAATGCGGGGTTTACGGGGTGAGGCTGCTGATAGTCAAGGTTTAATTGATGCAGACGGGCTTTATCGTTATGTTTATCACCAAACAAAGCAATATATTGAGCAAACTAACCAACAATTACGATTAATTAATCAACAAAATCGCACTAGGGGAAACACTAACTTTTATTCTGAATATCCCTTGCAAACTCCCAAGCGCATTGTTGAAGGAGTGGGTGAGGTAATTCTAGGGGTAAAACCTGCTTTAATGAAATCATCTTACGCCCGACAAGCATTAATTGTAGAAGGATTAGCAACTAATCAGAATACTTTGGGGTTGAGTAAACTGTTGCAGGCTGTGGGTGGTTTTGAGATAGAGTATTGGCCACGAAGCAACACTAGCCAAGATTTACAGACGACAATTCAAAGTTGTTTCCAAATTATAGAATCAACACCCCAAAATCAACACCAGACTTTTACCACAGTATTTTTATATTTACGGGGATGCTTAGAAATAACTGAGGCGGGAGAACCAATCCTAGTGTTGGGAGAAAATACCCGCCTGAGTCGTTCTTGGTTAAGACAACAACTACGACGTTCTCGTTATACTCAACAAATCATCATTTTAGATTGTCCTCTAGAAATACAAAGTGATGTACTCCTAAAAGATTGGGTGGAAGATTTGCAACTGGGGTTTGAACAAGGACAATGTATTATTGCGGCGGCTTCATCTCCAGATAACCCAGAACAATTTGCTCAGGCTCTCAACTCTACCTTACAAGCAGCCCAAGAGCAACCCAGTTTATCAGCTGCTACCTGGATTAGCCAATTACAACAAATCTGGACTAAAAATTCCCCACCTTTGTTGATTTGGCTATCTGGTACTCAAGGAGTCATTGAAATTATTCCTACCCGTACAGGTAATAGGAGTAATCAGCTACCCGCTACGATTGATTTAGGTATCTGTCCATACCGAGGATTACAGGCATTTAGTGAAGAAGATGCTCAGTATTTCTACGGTAGAGAAATCCTGACACAACAAATAATTGCTGAGTTAGAGAGAAAATCATTTATTGCTGTGGTGGGGGCTTCTGGTAGTGGAAAATCATCTTTAGTGCAGGCGGGTGTAATGGCTCAACTGCGCCGAGGTAAACAATTACGGGGTAGTCCAGACTGGTGGATAAGAAGCTTTCGCCCTGGGACAAATCCCCTAGAAGCTTTATCCCGCCGCATGGTAGATAGGGGGACTGAACGAGAAAAAGCCTATCAGCAACAACAGCTAGAGGGGATGCTGTATCAAGGGGTAGAAGGATTGGTGCATTGGGTAAATCAGCGTCCTGAAGCAATGGTAGTTTTGGTAGTAGACCAGTTTGAAGAATTATTCACCCTGACTGCTAGTGAAGATAGACAAAGATTTCTAGAAATTGTCTTGGGAACTTTGGCAAGAGTATCAGAAAAATTTAAATTAATTATTACTTTACGGGCAGATTTTATTGCTCCCTGTTTGGAAGTAGGGAAATTAGCTCAGTTATTACAACAGTCAAGTATTTTATTACCGCCAAGCTTAACTAAAGAAGAGTATCGCCGGATTATTATTCACCCTGCTGAACAGGTTGGGTTAACAGTAGAGCCAGAGTTAGTAGAGGTATTATTACAGGAGTTAAATTACTCCCCTGGCTATTTACCATTGCTGGAATTTGTGCTGGAACAGTTGTGGGAATACAGGGAAAATGGTGTCATTACTTTACGGGTATATCAGCAAACTTTGGGTGGAATTAAAGGTGCATTAGAAAAGAAAGCCCAAGCCGTTTATGAAAGTTTAGACCCAGAAGCTCAAGAATGTGCTAGATGGATTTTTTTAGCGTTGACACAGTTAGGTGAAGGTACAGAAGATACGAGGCGACGGGTAGGGAAATCAACGTTAATTGTGAACAAATATCCCGTTGTTTTGGTAGAGAGAACATTGCAGATATTAACGGCGGCTAAGTTGATAGTTGTAAATGCAGAGGAAGAAGGGGGACAGGCTGCTGCTGTGAGCATCAGTCCATTCCCCACTCCCTCAGTCAGTATTGAGGTAGCCCATGAAATCATTATTCGCCACTGGTCAACGTTACGCTGGTGGTTAGAGGAAAATCGTAGTAGATTGCGATCGCATCGTCAAATTGAACAAGCTGCTACTCTCTGGAAGCAACATGACCGCCAAGCCGATTTTCTGTTGCAAGGTGTGCGGTTAGCGGAAGCGGAAGAAATTTATCTCAATTACACTGATGAACTGTCTTTAGATGTCCAAAATTTTATTGCGGCTGGTTTACAAGCCAGACGAAAACAGCAACAAAAGGAACAAAATCGACTCCGACAAGCACAAAGGGCTGTAGCTATTATCAGCACCCTGGGATTAACTGCTTTTGCTTTAGCGGTTTTTGCTTACCAACAAACTCAAAAGGCGCAATTACAGGAAATTCAGGCTCTCAATTCCCTCTCGGAAAACTATTTGCTTTCACACAAGCAGTTAGAAGCCCTATTAACTAGTGTGCAAGCGGGTAAGGAAGTCCAAAAAATTAACCTCGGATTTCCCCCAGAAGTCCGCAATAAAACTGCAACTATTCTCCAACAAGCTGTCTACAGTACCCAAGAACGTAACCGCTTTTTACATAATTCTTGGGTGACAAGCGTCAGTTTCTCCCCAGATGGGGAAGTTTTAGCTTCTGGAAGTGCTGACAACTCCATCCATCTGTGGCGTAATGATGGCAAGTTAATCAATACTCTGACAGGTCACAGTGATGGGGTCAATAGTGTGGTTTTTTCTCCAGATGGGGAAATTTTAGCTTCTGCTAGTGCCGATAGTACGATTAAACTCTGGAATCGTAGCGGTAAATTACTGACAACGCTCAATGGACATAACCAAGCTGTCAATAGTGTCAGTTTTTCGCCAGATAGTAAAATTATCGTCTCTGGTAGTGCTGACAACACTGTCAAACTTTGGACTCGTGAGGGTAATTTATTGCTCACTCTCACCGGACATAACGGGGGTATAAATTCTGTTGCTTTCTCCCCAGAAGGTGATACTATCGCCTCTGTCAGTGATGACAGCACAATTAAACTGTGGAGTTTGGATGGTCGTCTGCTAACAACTATACCCGCCCATACTAAAGAAGTACGGAGTGTCAGTTTTAGTCCTGATGGTAAAACTATTGCTTCTGCAAGTGCAGACCATACAGTGAAACTCTGGACGCGTGACGGGACTTTACTGAGAACATTGGAAGGACATAATCAAGGTGTCTGGCGAGTAATATTTTCCCCCAATGGACAAATGATTGCAACTGCTAGTGCCGATCAAACTATCACCCTCTGGTCGCGTGATGGTAGCGTACTGGGAACTTTTTTAGGTCATGGCCATGAAGTCAACAGTCTTAGTTTTAGCCCAGACAGTAAGATTTTGGCTTCAGCTAGTGATGACAACACAGTGAGACTGTGGAATTTAGACAGAACCCTACCCAAAACTTTTTATGGGCATAAAGGCAGTGTAAATCAAGTTAGCTTTACTGATAATGGTGATACCGTGACTTCCTTGAGTGCCGATAGCACTATGAAGCTATGGAATTTAGAAGGACAGTTAATCAAAACCTTCACTTCTCCTATTCCTGATGTGACTGGTGTTAGCTTCAGTAGCGATCGCAATATAGTTGCCTTAGCTAGCACTAGTCAAGGTATCCAAATTCGCAACCAGGATGGAAACTTACTCCGCACTCTCCAAAATCATAACCATTGGGTCACGAGTATGAGTTTTAGTCCTGATAATCAAATCCTTGCGTCTGGTAGCGCAGATAAAACCATCAAACTTTGGAGTTTAGATGGTCGCCTACTCAATACTCTCTCAGGACATAACGGTTGGGTGACAGATGTTAAATTTACTCCTGATGGGAAAAATATTATCTCTGCTAGTGCAGATAAAACCATCAAAATTTGGACTTTGGATGGTAAACTGCTGAAGACTCTGCAAGGTCATAGTGCCAGTATTTGGAGTGTGAATGTTTCTCCTGACAGTCAAACCATTGCCTCAGCCAGTCAAGATGAAACAGTGAAACTTTGGAACATAGATGGTCAGTTATTAAAGACCTTACAGGGGCATAATGACTTAGTTTTTAACGTCAATTTCTCCCCCGATGGCAAAACTCTGGCTTCCGCTAGCGATGACGGCACAATTAAACTGTGGAATATTGCTAATGGAACTTTGTTAACCACCTTCCAAGGACATCAAGGCGGTGTAAGGACTGTCCGTTTTAGTCCCAATGGTAAGCTACTAGTTTCCGGGGGACAGGATGCTACCGTCAAACTATGGAATTTAGAGGGGATAGAACTACACACCCTAGTTCTTGATCAACTACTAAATCGAGCTTGCGATCGCCTCACCGATTATCTCACTACTAACCCCAATATCACT